Proteins encoded within one genomic window of Acidiferrobacter thiooxydans:
- the lptE gene encoding LPS assembly lipoprotein LptE has protein sequence MRYLAVAGLAALFLAGCGFHLRSAHEFALPASLSVLRVRMPSSGLKYPGLVLVVRHALEDRGVRIVDHRKAPTVVLGGEMMNPVVVTLNSNGGASAYLLDYAVTFSLVGPGGRLLMAPRTVRVQREYSFNPENVLAMAREQSYLERRMRLSAARQIVWALATYKGPPAVAAAPHKPHAP, from the coding sequence ATGAGGTACCTTGCGGTTGCGGGGCTTGCGGCGCTCTTCCTGGCCGGCTGCGGCTTTCATCTGCGTAGCGCCCACGAATTCGCGTTGCCGGCCTCGCTGTCGGTGCTGCGTGTACGCATGCCTTCAAGCGGTCTCAAGTATCCGGGGCTCGTGCTCGTCGTCCGTCACGCCCTGGAAGACCGCGGGGTGCGGATCGTGGACCACCGCAAGGCCCCGACGGTGGTGCTCGGCGGCGAGATGATGAACCCGGTCGTCGTAACCCTGAACAGCAACGGCGGGGCGAGCGCCTACCTGCTCGATTACGCCGTGACCTTCAGTCTCGTGGGGCCCGGCGGGAGGCTGCTTATGGCACCGCGTACGGTGCGCGTGCAGCGCGAGTACAGCTTCAATCCCGAGAACGTGCTGGCGATGGCCCGCGAACAGAGTTATCTCGAGCGCCGCATGCGTCTGTCGGCCGCCCGCCAGATCGTGTGGGCGCTGGCTACCTATAAGGGGCCGCCGGCGGTCGCCGCCGCGCCTCACAAACCTCATGCTCCTTAA
- the leuS gene encoding leucine--tRNA ligase: MDDRYSPIDVEREAQAFWAQARSFEVTEDDARPKFYCLSMFPYPSGRLHMGHVRNYTLGDVISRWRRMQGMNVLQPMGWDAFGLPAEGAAERNGVPPAQWTYDNISAMRDQLKRLGLAYDWRREIATCRPEYYRWEQWLFTRLYRKGLAYRATAPVNWCPKDQTVLANEQVVDGRCWRCDTLVERREIRQWFLRITAYADELLAGLDALPGWPERVATMQRNWIGRSEGAEIRFAVEGYGTLTVFTTRPDTLMGVTYLAVAAEHPLAVAASAGCPEVARFREECRVMQTAEAAVETMEKRGVDTGRRAIHPLTGRTLPVYAANFVLMGYGEGAVMAVPAHDERDFAFAQRYALPVVPVVVPEGYQGHAGDLVRDAAYTGPGRLVDSGPFTGLTSEAARARIVEALAKIGAGAPRVQLRLRDWGVSRQRYWGTPIPMIHCKACGVVPVPDQDLPVRLPEDVVITQGGSALAVRADFVNVSCPQCGGAARRETDTFDTFMESSWYYARYCCYDNDREMLDARVRHWLPVDQYIGGIEHAILHLLYARFFNKLLRDEGLLGNDEPFTRLLTQGMVLKDGTKMSKSKGNTVDPQALIAQYGADTARLFIIFAAPPEQSLEWSDEAVAGAHRFLRRLWGIARGAAQRPRPADGDYDEVHRLLRADIQALLDQALRDYERYHFNTVVAACMSLANILQRLLDEPVSDSGMRLLYEGLGLLLRLLAPIVPHITHRLWQELGFAPEAIVDAPWPAVDVEALKRATMRLVVQVNGKRRSEITVAADCDRATIEAAALGDEAVARHLAGRPVVKVVVVPGRLVNIVSANG; the protein is encoded by the coding sequence ATGGACGACCGTTATTCCCCGATCGATGTAGAGCGCGAGGCCCAGGCGTTCTGGGCGCAGGCCCGGAGTTTCGAGGTGACCGAGGATGATGCGCGTCCGAAGTTCTATTGCCTGTCCATGTTTCCCTATCCGTCCGGGCGGCTGCACATGGGGCATGTGCGCAACTACACGCTCGGGGATGTGATCAGCCGGTGGCGGCGCATGCAGGGCATGAATGTCCTGCAGCCGATGGGTTGGGACGCCTTCGGGCTGCCGGCCGAGGGCGCCGCCGAGCGCAATGGGGTGCCTCCCGCGCAATGGACCTACGACAACATCTCCGCCATGCGCGATCAATTGAAGCGCCTGGGTCTGGCCTATGACTGGCGGCGCGAAATCGCCACCTGCCGTCCCGAATATTACCGATGGGAGCAGTGGCTGTTCACGCGCCTGTATCGTAAGGGGCTCGCCTATCGCGCTACCGCGCCGGTCAATTGGTGCCCCAAGGATCAGACCGTGCTCGCCAATGAACAGGTCGTGGATGGGCGCTGCTGGCGGTGCGATACCCTGGTCGAGCGCCGCGAGATCCGGCAATGGTTCCTGCGCATCACCGCCTACGCCGACGAGCTCCTGGCGGGGCTCGACGCGCTCCCCGGATGGCCGGAGCGGGTCGCGACCATGCAACGCAACTGGATCGGGCGCTCCGAGGGGGCCGAGATCCGGTTTGCGGTGGAGGGTTACGGGACGCTCACGGTATTTACGACCCGGCCGGACACGCTCATGGGAGTGACCTATCTGGCGGTGGCTGCCGAACATCCCCTGGCGGTGGCCGCCAGCGCCGGGTGCCCGGAGGTGGCGCGGTTTCGTGAAGAGTGCCGCGTGATGCAGACCGCCGAGGCGGCTGTCGAGACCATGGAAAAACGCGGCGTCGACACCGGCCGGCGGGCGATCCACCCCTTGACCGGCCGCACCCTGCCGGTGTACGCCGCCAATTTCGTGCTCATGGGCTATGGCGAGGGGGCGGTGATGGCGGTCCCCGCGCATGATGAGCGCGACTTCGCGTTCGCGCAACGCTACGCACTGCCGGTGGTCCCGGTGGTGGTCCCGGAGGGCTATCAGGGCCATGCTGGGGATCTCGTGCGTGATGCCGCCTACACCGGCCCTGGGCGCCTGGTGGACTCCGGGCCGTTCACCGGGCTTACCTCGGAGGCGGCACGCGCGCGCATCGTGGAGGCGCTGGCAAAGATCGGGGCCGGCGCCCCGCGCGTACAGCTCAGGCTGCGTGATTGGGGCGTGTCGCGACAGCGTTACTGGGGTACGCCGATCCCCATGATCCACTGTAAGGCGTGCGGCGTGGTGCCGGTTCCGGACCAGGATCTGCCGGTGCGCCTGCCGGAGGATGTGGTCATCACCCAGGGTGGCTCGGCGCTCGCCGTGCGCGCAGACTTCGTGAACGTCTCCTGCCCGCAGTGCGGCGGCGCGGCACGGCGCGAGACCGACACCTTCGACACCTTCATGGAATCGTCCTGGTACTACGCCCGCTACTGCTGCTACGACAACGATCGTGAGATGCTCGATGCGCGTGTGCGCCATTGGCTGCCAGTCGACCAATACATCGGCGGCATAGAGCACGCCATTCTCCATCTCCTTTATGCGCGGTTTTTCAACAAGCTCCTGCGCGACGAGGGACTTTTGGGCAACGACGAGCCCTTCACGCGCCTGCTCACCCAGGGCATGGTCCTGAAAGACGGGACCAAGATGTCCAAATCCAAGGGGAATACCGTCGATCCGCAGGCCTTGATCGCGCAATACGGCGCCGACACCGCGCGGCTTTTTATCATATTCGCAGCGCCCCCGGAGCAGTCCCTGGAGTGGAGCGATGAGGCCGTGGCCGGTGCTCATCGGTTCTTGCGGCGGCTATGGGGTATTGCGCGCGGCGCGGCGCAACGGCCACGTCCCGCGGACGGGGACTATGACGAGGTCCATAGGTTGTTGCGTGCCGACATACAAGCCCTGCTCGATCAGGCCTTGCGTGACTATGAACGGTATCATTTCAATACCGTGGTGGCGGCCTGCATGAGCCTTGCCAATATCCTGCAAAGGCTCTTGGATGAGCCGGTGTCGGACTCCGGCATGCGGCTATTGTACGAGGGCCTCGGCCTCTTGTTGCGCCTGCTGGCGCCGATCGTGCCGCATATCACCCATCGCCTGTGGCAGGAGTTGGGGTTTGCGCCGGAGGCAATCGTCGATGCCCCCTGGCCGGCCGTCGATGTCGAGGCCTTGAAGCGCGCCACCATGCGGCTTGTCGTCCAGGTCAACGGCAAGCGCAGGTCCGAGATCACGGTGGCTGCCGACTGCGATCGGGCGACGATCGAGGCGGCGGCCCTGGGCGACGAGGCGGTGGCACGTCATCTCGCGGGCCGACCGGTGGTCAAGGTGGTGGTGGTCCCCGGGCGTCTCGTCAATATCGTCAGCGCAAACGGATGA
- a CDS encoding MBL fold metallo-hydrolase, with protein MIFRQLVEPLSNTYTYLLGCEHTKQALLIDPVLPAWERDLGVVRELGLKLAYTVETHVHADHITSGLRLKRETGSRIAVAALEGLACADVAIEDGQPLVMGAVTLEPRHTPGHTAAHMAYVAGDKVFTGDALLIDGCGRTDFQNGDARALYRSVHERLFTLPDDQLVYPGHDYHDRRVSTIAQERTRNPRLGGGRTPEEFLAIMRELRLPYPRFIDYAVPGNAACGECPPLLPPQWQEYCEAMKVSPQG; from the coding sequence ATGATCTTCCGCCAGCTCGTCGAGCCCTTGTCCAATACCTATACGTACCTGCTTGGCTGCGAGCACACCAAGCAGGCGTTGCTCATCGATCCGGTGCTACCCGCCTGGGAGCGTGATCTGGGGGTGGTGCGCGAGCTCGGGTTGAAGCTCGCCTACACCGTGGAGACCCATGTGCACGCCGACCACATCACCTCGGGCCTGCGTCTGAAGCGCGAGACCGGCAGCCGCATCGCCGTGGCCGCGCTCGAGGGCTTGGCGTGCGCGGATGTCGCCATCGAGGACGGCCAGCCGCTCGTCATGGGCGCCGTCACGCTCGAGCCGCGCCATACCCCCGGGCATACCGCCGCGCATATGGCCTATGTGGCCGGCGACAAGGTCTTCACGGGCGATGCCCTGCTGATCGACGGCTGCGGGCGCACGGATTTTCAGAACGGGGATGCGCGGGCCCTCTATCGGAGCGTGCATGAACGTCTGTTCACCCTGCCAGACGACCAGCTCGTCTATCCAGGCCACGATTATCACGACCGTCGGGTGTCCACCATCGCCCAGGAACGCACGCGGAATCCGCGTCTCGGCGGGGGACGGACCCCAGAAGAGTTTCTCGCCATCATGCGCGAACTCAGGCTCCCTTATCCCAGGTTCATCGATTACGCGGTCCCGGGCAACGCGGCGTGCGGCGAATGTCCGCCGCTACTCCCGCCGCAGTGGCAGGAATACTGCGAAGCCATGAAGGTGAGCCCGCAAGGCTGA
- the murI gene encoding glutamate racemase: MNRDRPIGVFDSGIGGLTVAHALMSALPNERIVYFGDTARLPYGTKSSATVAGYAAQITDFLLKRDVKMLVVACNTMAAVALPIVTGLSPVPVVDVLDAGARAAAVSSRSGRIGVLATLTTVSSQAYERAIRAHAHHARVISQACPLFAPLVEEGWLDHPVTELTAREYLRPVLAEEVDTLVLGCTHYPLLKPLLARLAGPATRLVDSAETTAAQVADLLAARDLRRTAAEEPVHEYYVTDLPQRFRAVGALCLGRPLPEVQLVHW, translated from the coding sequence GTGAACCGCGACCGGCCCATAGGGGTGTTTGACTCAGGCATCGGTGGCCTGACTGTCGCGCACGCCTTGATGTCGGCCCTGCCAAACGAGCGCATCGTCTATTTCGGCGATACCGCGCGGCTCCCCTATGGAACGAAGTCGTCGGCGACGGTGGCGGGGTATGCCGCGCAGATCACCGATTTCCTCCTAAAGCGCGACGTCAAGATGCTGGTCGTTGCCTGCAACACCATGGCCGCCGTGGCCCTCCCGATTGTGACAGGCCTGTCCCCGGTACCGGTCGTCGACGTACTCGATGCCGGGGCGCGGGCGGCCGCGGTGTCGAGCCGCTCGGGGCGCATCGGCGTGCTCGCCACCCTGACCACGGTAAGCTCACAGGCCTATGAGCGTGCCATCCGTGCGCACGCGCACCATGCGCGCGTCATATCCCAGGCCTGTCCGCTGTTCGCACCGCTCGTGGAGGAGGGTTGGCTGGATCACCCGGTGACCGAGCTCACCGCCCGTGAGTACTTGCGGCCGGTGCTTGCCGAGGAGGTCGACACGCTGGTGCTCGGTTGCACCCATTACCCTTTGCTGAAACCCCTGCTCGCGCGGCTTGCGGGGCCCGCGACCCGGCTTGTGGACTCCGCCGAGACGACCGCGGCGCAGGTGGCGGATCTCCTTGCTGCGCGGGACCTTCGGCGCACCGCCGCGGAGGAGCCGGTACACGAATACTATGTGACCGATCTGCCGCAACGGTTTCGGGCGGTGGGCGCCCTGTGCCTGGGACGCCCGCTCCCGGAGGTTCAGCTGGTGCATTGGTAG
- a CDS encoding PilT/PilU family type 4a pilus ATPase: MGFLDLLRLMVEKGASDLYITAGVAPSLRVDGKLAPVARQALTADQARQFVYSIMNEEQRSEFEETNECNFAINPQGVGRFRVNVFRQQQRVGMVLRKIETRIPHFEELNLPPVLKEIALTKRGLVIFVGATGSGKSTSLAAMVGYRNQYSNGHIITIEDPIEYVHEHKNCIITQREVGVDTDSFETALKNTLRQAPDVILIGEVRARETMDYAIAFAETGHLCLTTLHANSANQALDRIINFFPEDRRAQLLMDLSLNLKAVISQRLIPKKDGAGRVAAVEIMINTPLIADLILKGEIHGIKELMAKSEEAGMQTFDQALFGLYEAGFIDYDEAMRNADSQNDLRLRIKLHGKGAKEAVLGDSLRNITF; this comes from the coding sequence ATGGGTTTCCTCGATCTCTTGCGGCTTATGGTCGAAAAAGGCGCCTCGGACCTTTATATCACGGCCGGGGTGGCGCCCAGCCTGCGCGTGGACGGAAAACTGGCGCCAGTGGCGCGCCAGGCGCTCACCGCAGACCAGGCCCGGCAGTTCGTGTATAGCATCATGAACGAGGAGCAGCGTAGCGAGTTCGAGGAGACGAACGAGTGCAATTTCGCCATCAACCCGCAGGGCGTCGGACGCTTTCGTGTCAACGTTTTCCGGCAGCAGCAGCGGGTCGGCATGGTGTTGCGCAAGATCGAGACCCGCATTCCGCATTTCGAGGAATTGAATCTTCCACCGGTATTGAAAGAGATTGCCCTTACCAAGCGCGGACTCGTGATATTCGTAGGCGCCACGGGTTCCGGAAAGTCGACCTCGCTTGCCGCCATGGTGGGCTACCGCAATCAGTATTCGAACGGGCATATCATCACCATCGAGGACCCGATCGAGTATGTGCACGAGCACAAGAATTGCATCATCACCCAGCGCGAGGTGGGCGTCGACACGGATTCGTTCGAGACAGCCCTGAAGAACACCCTGCGTCAGGCGCCCGATGTGATCCTCATAGGCGAGGTGCGCGCGCGTGAGACGATGGACTATGCGATCGCGTTTGCCGAGACCGGACACCTGTGTCTTACCACGCTCCATGCCAATAGCGCGAACCAGGCCCTTGATCGCATCATCAATTTCTTTCCGGAAGATCGGCGCGCACAGCTCCTGATGGATCTCTCCTTGAACCTGAAGGCCGTGATCTCGCAGCGCCTCATTCCGAAGAAGGACGGTGCCGGGCGCGTGGCGGCAGTCGAGATCATGATCAACACCCCGTTGATCGCCGATCTCATCCTGAAGGGGGAAATTCACGGTATCAAGGAGCTCATGGCCAAATCCGAGGAGGCGGGCATGCAGACCTTCGATCAGGCACTGTTCGGTTTGTATGAGGCGGGCTTCATAGATTACGACGAGGCTATGCGCAACGCCGATTCGCAAAACGACCTGCGGCTGCGCATCAAGCTGCACGGCAAGGGTGCGAAAGAGGCGGTACTCGGTGACTCCCTGCGCAACATCACTTTCTAG
- a CDS encoding type IV pilus twitching motility protein PilT, with protein MDIAELLAFSYKQNASDLHLSAGLPPLIRVDGDVKRINVDPLDERAVHNMVYDIMNDKQQKEYEERLECDFSFELPNIARFRVNAFNQNRGPGAVFRTIPSKVLTLEQLNAPGIFKQIADQPRGIVLVTGPTGSGKSTTLAAMIDHINESRREHILTIEDPIEFVHTSKNCLINQREVHRDTLGFENALRSALREDPDVILVGELRDLETIRLALTAAETGHLVFATLHTSSAAKTIDRVVDVFPAAEKEMVRSMLSESLRAVISQTLMKKVGGGRIAAHEIMIGTPAIRNLIRENKIAQMYSAIQTSQSVGMQTLDQCLMELVRSRQVSVEEARGKAANKDAFANNNGAAAAARR; from the coding sequence ATGGATATCGCGGAACTCCTGGCCTTTTCCTATAAACAGAACGCGTCGGATCTGCATTTGTCGGCCGGTTTGCCACCTCTCATCCGTGTCGACGGCGACGTCAAGCGCATCAACGTAGACCCATTGGATGAGCGCGCCGTGCACAATATGGTCTACGATATCATGAACGACAAGCAGCAAAAGGAGTATGAGGAGCGGCTGGAGTGCGATTTCTCGTTCGAGCTGCCTAACATCGCGCGCTTTCGTGTTAATGCCTTTAATCAGAATCGTGGCCCGGGCGCCGTCTTTCGGACCATTCCCTCGAAGGTGCTGACCCTCGAGCAATTGAACGCCCCCGGAATCTTCAAGCAGATCGCCGACCAGCCGCGCGGTATCGTGCTGGTTACGGGCCCCACGGGGTCCGGCAAATCCACCACCCTGGCGGCGATGATAGACCACATCAACGAGAGCCGACGCGAGCACATACTGACCATAGAGGACCCGATCGAGTTCGTGCATACGAGCAAGAACTGTCTTATCAATCAGCGCGAGGTTCACCGGGATACCCTGGGGTTCGAGAACGCCTTGCGTTCGGCGTTGCGCGAAGATCCGGACGTCATCCTGGTCGGCGAATTGCGCGATTTGGAGACCATCCGCCTCGCGCTCACCGCCGCCGAGACCGGTCATCTCGTATTTGCCACCCTGCATACAAGTTCCGCGGCCAAGACCATAGACCGCGTGGTGGACGTGTTCCCGGCGGCGGAGAAGGAGATGGTACGCTCCATGCTCTCGGAGTCGTTGCGCGCGGTGATCTCGCAGACGCTGATGAAGAAGGTCGGTGGCGGGCGCATCGCCGCCCACGAGATCATGATCGGCACGCCCGCCATTCGCAACCTAATTCGCGAAAACAAGATCGCGCAGATGTATTCAGCCATTCAGACCAGCCAGTCCGTGGGTATGCAGACCCTCGATCAGTGTCTCATGGAGCTCGTGCGGTCGCGTCAGGTATCGGTCGAGGAGGCGCGCGGCAAGGCGGCGAACAAGGACGCATTCGCAAATAACAACGGGGCGGCCGCCGCCGCGCGGAGGTAG
- the proC gene encoding pyrroline-5-carboxylate reductase, whose product MQNFSIGIIGAGHMGLALASGLASRMAPERIVVSDPHPDKRQRVHDLGISTPADNDSVVTRADVLVLAVKPQGMRDLCAAIAPRVRERRPLIVSVAAGIRAADIARWLGGGPAIVRAMPNTPALMNAGVSVLWANDETTPGHREAAATVLGAVSEVFWLTDEALMDAATAISGSGPAYFFLMVEALAAAGAQLGLPRDLSAALAGGTAAGAGRMVHDHPGEAALLRARVTSPGGTTERAIKSLLSEGFMEMLGRAAQAACDRSRELGEQLGAA is encoded by the coding sequence ATGCAAAACTTCTCGATAGGCATCATCGGCGCGGGCCACATGGGTCTGGCGCTCGCCTCCGGCCTGGCATCGCGCATGGCGCCGGAACGTATCGTGGTCTCCGATCCGCATCCCGACAAGCGGCAACGTGTCCACGACCTCGGAATCAGCACCCCAGCGGACAACGATTCCGTGGTCACGCGCGCCGACGTCCTGGTATTGGCGGTAAAGCCGCAGGGCATGCGCGACCTGTGCGCCGCCATTGCACCCAGGGTTCGGGAGCGCCGGCCGCTCATAGTCTCGGTGGCAGCCGGCATCCGCGCAGCGGACATCGCGCGCTGGCTAGGCGGCGGGCCGGCCATCGTTCGCGCCATGCCGAACACCCCGGCCTTGATGAACGCCGGGGTCAGCGTATTGTGGGCCAATGATGAGACCACCCCGGGGCACCGCGAAGCGGCGGCGACCGTATTGGGCGCGGTGTCCGAGGTGTTTTGGCTCACAGACGAGGCCCTCATGGATGCCGCCACCGCGATCTCCGGGAGCGGGCCCGCCTACTTCTTTCTGATGGTCGAGGCGCTCGCCGCCGCCGGCGCGCAGCTGGGACTCCCGCGGGACCTGAGCGCGGCGCTGGCCGGGGGCACGGCCGCCGGCGCCGGGCGCATGGTCCACGACCACCCCGGGGAGGCCGCGCTTTTGCGCGCGCGCGTCACATCCCCGGGCGGCACCACCGAGCGCGCCATAAAGAGCCTCCTGAGCGAGGGCTTCATGGAGATGCTCGGACGTGCCGCGCAAGCAGCCTGCGATCGCTCGCGCGAGCTGGGCGAGCAACTGGGGGCGGCGTGA
- a CDS encoding YggT family protein: MSYLSQALAFLIDTLFGMYVILVLLRFLLQLTHADFYNPFSQFVVRVTNGPLLPLRRLIPGFFGIDFASAALLIMLEALKITLMALVERVVPHFTGILILSLADLIQLTLYVLIAAIFVRVLMGWVSPYGEHPFTDLAIHLTEPFMRPARRLLPLISGIDLSPVLVVIGLELIAILVVQPLHHLGLTLLT, encoded by the coding sequence GTGAGCTATCTCAGCCAGGCCCTGGCCTTTCTCATCGATACCCTGTTCGGGATGTATGTCATTCTGGTGCTGCTGCGCTTTTTGCTGCAGCTCACCCACGCCGACTTCTACAACCCCTTCAGCCAGTTCGTGGTACGCGTGACGAACGGTCCGCTCCTGCCCTTACGGCGCCTGATACCGGGCTTCTTTGGGATCGACTTCGCGTCCGCGGCACTGCTCATCATGCTCGAGGCCCTGAAGATCACGCTGATGGCGCTCGTCGAGCGCGTGGTGCCGCACTTTACGGGCATCCTGATCCTGAGCCTCGCGGATCTGATCCAGCTTACGCTCTATGTCCTGATCGCAGCGATCTTCGTGCGCGTACTCATGGGTTGGGTAAGTCCCTACGGCGAGCACCCGTTCACGGATCTTGCCATCCACCTGACCGAGCCGTTCATGCGTCCGGCTCGACGCCTGCTACCCTTGATCTCCGGGATCGACCTCTCGCCGGTGCTGGTAGTCATAGGTCTGGAGCTCATCGCCATACTGGTGGTGCAGCCGCTGCACCACCTCGGGCTTACGCTCCTTACGTGA
- a CDS encoding redoxin domain-containing protein, with the protein MSRVGRGALELLAAAALILAGNAYLTRHAADGRAPPLARASLNGHVPPIAAGRVLLVDFFATWCPVCRADQGAVQAVARHAPVVVVATQSPAAAVRAFAADHHWRTPVILDRHGRIAHRYGVRVLPMAFILGPRGRIRFVAAGYMTEAGLLTRLWLARLHL; encoded by the coding sequence GTGAGCCGCGTGGGTCGAGGGGCCCTCGAGTTGCTGGCAGCGGCGGCCCTCATCCTGGCCGGCAATGCCTACCTCACACGCCACGCCGCCGATGGGCGCGCGCCGCCGCTGGCGCGTGCGAGCCTGAACGGGCACGTCCCGCCGATCGCGGCCGGGCGCGTCCTGCTCGTCGATTTCTTTGCGACCTGGTGTCCGGTATGCCGCGCCGACCAGGGTGCGGTCCAGGCGGTGGCGCGCCATGCCCCGGTGGTCGTCGTGGCCACCCAATCCCCGGCGGCGGCCGTGCGCGCATTCGCCGCGGACCACCACTGGCGCACCCCCGTCATCCTCGACCGCCACGGCCGCATCGCCCACCGCTACGGGGTGCGCGTCCTGCCGATGGCATTCATCCTAGGGCCGCGCGGCCGCATCCGTTTCGTGGCCGCCGGCTATATGACCGAGGCCGGCCTGCTCACGCGCCTGTGGTTGGCGCGCCTTCACCTCTGA
- the trxA gene encoding thioredoxin, with translation MATVEATKANFEQLVDTNPFVIVDFWAPWCAPCRAFGPIFEEASEQHKDIVFAKINTEAETELAAHFQVRSIPTLMIFRDQIILFAQPGSLPKKALEEIIGQARAVDMDAVRREVAEEAEHDHGCCGHDHGDEGHQH, from the coding sequence ATGGCCACAGTCGAGGCAACAAAGGCAAATTTTGAACAGCTGGTGGACACGAATCCGTTCGTCATCGTCGACTTCTGGGCCCCGTGGTGCGCCCCCTGTCGGGCCTTCGGTCCGATCTTCGAGGAGGCCTCCGAGCAGCACAAGGACATCGTCTTCGCGAAGATCAACACCGAGGCCGAGACCGAGCTTGCCGCCCATTTCCAGGTCCGCTCCATCCCGACCCTGATGATCTTCCGCGACCAGATCATCCTGTTCGCGCAACCCGGCAGTCTGCCGAAAAAGGCCCTGGAAGAGATCATAGGCCAGGCCCGTGCCGTGGACATGGATGCCGTACGCCGCGAGGTGGCCGAGGAGGCCGAGCACGATCACGGGTGTTGCGGTCACGACCACGGCGACGAGGGCCACCAGCATTAG
- the metX gene encoding homoserine O-succinyltransferase MetX: protein MKPIPPDSVGLVTPARLRFAEPLALASGGVLADYEIVYETYGTLNAEASNAVLVCHALSGSHHVAGYHSADDKRPGWWEHHVGPGKSLDTTKFFVVACNNLGSCFGSTGPASINPASGRAYGPEFPMVTVGDWVASQARLADRLGIRRWAAVVGGSLGGMQALQWAIDYPERVAHAVIIAAAPKLTAQNIAFNEVARQAILTDPDFYEGRFYDHATEPRRGLRIARMLGHITYLSDDIMREKFGRGLRGGKLNFDYQVAFEVESYLRHQADSFVGRFDANTYLLMTKALDYFDPAGAADGDLAKALAPVKADTLVVAFTSDWRFAPARSREIVKALHDNDLNVSYAEIKASHGHDAFLMRIPRYVDIFTAYMDRVFAGLSS from the coding sequence GTGAAGCCCATTCCCCCAGATTCCGTGGGACTGGTAACCCCAGCCCGGTTGCGATTCGCGGAACCGCTGGCGCTGGCAAGTGGCGGCGTCCTGGCGGATTATGAGATCGTTTACGAGACCTACGGGACGCTGAACGCCGAGGCCAGCAATGCCGTGCTCGTCTGCCACGCCTTGAGCGGCAGTCATCACGTCGCGGGCTACCATAGCGCCGACGATAAGAGGCCCGGCTGGTGGGAGCACCACGTCGGTCCCGGCAAGAGTCTGGACACCACCAAGTTTTTCGTCGTCGCCTGCAACAATCTCGGCAGCTGTTTCGGCTCCACCGGCCCGGCGTCCATCAATCCCGCGAGCGGGCGTGCCTACGGGCCGGAATTTCCGATGGTGACAGTCGGCGACTGGGTAGCAAGCCAGGCGCGACTCGCCGATCGGCTGGGGATTCGGAGATGGGCGGCGGTAGTCGGCGGCAGTCTCGGCGGCATGCAGGCCCTGCAGTGGGCGATCGATTACCCTGAGCGGGTGGCGCATGCGGTCATCATTGCCGCCGCGCCCAAGCTGACCGCCCAGAACATCGCCTTCAACGAAGTGGCACGCCAGGCGATTTTGACCGATCCGGACTTTTACGAGGGGCGGTTCTACGATCACGCCACCGAGCCGCGCAGGGGGCTGCGCATCGCACGCATGCTCGGGCACATAACCTACCTCTCCGACGACATCATGCGCGAGAAATTCGGTCGCGGCCTGCGCGGCGGGAAACTCAACTTCGACTATCAAGTCGCTTTCGAGGTCGAGAGCTACCTGCGCCACCAAGCCGATAGCTTCGTGGGCCGCTTCGACGCCAACACCTACCTCCTCATGACCAAGGCGCTCGATTATTTCGATCCGGCGGGCGCCGCCGACGGCGATCTCGCCAAAGCGCTCGCGCCGGTCAAGGCCGACACCCTGGTGGTCGCCTTTACCAGCGACTGGCGGTTTGCCCCGGCGCGCTCGCGGGAGATCGTAAAGGCGCTTCATGACAACGATCTGAACGTAAGCTATGCGGAGATCAAGGCCTCTCACGGCCACGACGCCTTCCTCATGCGCATCCCACGCTACGTCGACATCTTCACGGCCTATATGGACCGCGTGTTCGCGGGACTGTCGTCATGA